The Halococcus salifodinae DSM 8989 genomic interval GAACAGGCCCGAACACAGGTCGAAGAGCGCGCATTCCAGCGGTTTCATACCCACGTTGCCGATATCGAATGCAGTCACTCCCAGAACGAGGCCTGGGGGCAACCACAGAACTCAATCTGTGTACACCCCAATACGGAACCCGGCGGAGCGATGGTCGAACGGATCGAGAACGCCTTTCAGGAGACGCTACTGGATACCAACCACTACGCCGACGAGTACAACGACGCCTCGATCTATGAAACCATCGCGGCAGAGTTCGGGCCAGCCATTGCCCACGTCCTCAGGCAGAATACCCACATCTCCCCGGACCTCCAGACGAC includes:
- a CDS encoding DUF7260 family protein; the protein is MRYARQSTPSVPERVEQEQARTQVEERAFQRFHTHVADIECSHSQNEAWGQPQNSICVHPNTEPGGAMVERIENAFQETLLDTNHYADEYNDASIYETIAAEFGPAIAHVLRQNTHISPDLQTTILDAAKQAYRERKAFSMWLDREATSLAETAEQLCEIDA